The following are from one region of the Stanieria sp. NIES-3757 genome:
- a CDS encoding hydantoinase B/oxoprolinase family protein produces MNSKLSQPDPVKLEIFNNLFRSIAEQMGTTLQNTSYSVNIKERLDFSCAIFDSQGQLVANAPHIPVHLGSMSESVRSLIESGNNLQPGDVFVQNNPYNGGTHLPDITVITPVFSPSLLFSSSPFPLFYVASRGHHADIGGTTPGSMPPDSKNINEEGILIDNFQIVQEGKFQEQELLDLLTNNQYPVRNPVQNIADLQAQIAANEKGVQELHKMIEHYGLETVQAYMQFVQDNAEESVRKVINVLHDGSFTLNLDNGSQINVTITINREKRSATIDFTGTSPQLENNFNAPSAVCKAAVLYVFRTLVQDNIPLNAGCLKPLKIIIPEGCMLNPRYPAAVVAGNVETSQNITDCLYGALGVMAASQGTMNNFTFGNEKYQYYETICGGSGAGKNFNGTDAVHTHMTNSRLTDPEVLELRFPVVLESFSIRPESGGKGQYCGGDGVVRKIRFLEPMSAAILSSRRVIPSFGLAGGEAGKVGKNYVERQDGTIEELASTATVKMQPGDTFVIETPGGGGCFSYR; encoded by the coding sequence ATGAATTCAAAATTATCTCAACCAGATCCAGTTAAATTAGAAATATTTAATAACCTGTTTCGATCTATAGCCGAACAAATGGGAACAACACTACAAAATACTAGTTATTCTGTCAATATTAAAGAACGTTTAGACTTTTCTTGTGCTATTTTTGATAGCCAAGGACAATTAGTAGCTAATGCACCACATATTCCCGTTCATTTAGGTTCGATGAGTGAAAGCGTTCGCAGTCTGATTGAATCAGGAAATAATTTGCAACCAGGTGATGTTTTTGTACAAAACAATCCTTATAACGGTGGAACTCATTTACCAGATATTACCGTAATTACTCCTGTTTTTTCTCCATCTCTCCTTTTCTCCTCCTCTCCGTTTCCCCTCTTCTACGTCGCTTCACGGGGACATCATGCCGATATTGGTGGAACTACTCCGGGTTCGATGCCTCCTGATAGTAAAAATATTAACGAAGAAGGAATTTTAATTGATAATTTTCAAATAGTACAAGAAGGAAAATTTCAAGAACAAGAATTACTAGATTTACTCACTAATAATCAATATCCTGTTCGTAATCCTGTCCAAAATATTGCAGATTTACAAGCACAAATTGCGGCCAATGAAAAGGGTGTTCAAGAATTACATAAAATGATCGAACATTATGGCTTAGAAACAGTTCAAGCTTATATGCAATTTGTTCAGGATAATGCCGAAGAATCGGTAAGAAAAGTAATTAATGTTCTTCATGATGGTAGTTTTACTCTTAATTTAGATAACGGTAGTCAGATCAACGTTACTATTACTATTAATCGAGAAAAACGTAGTGCAACTATAGATTTTACGGGAACATCACCCCAACTTGAAAATAATTTTAATGCGCCTTCAGCCGTCTGCAAAGCAGCAGTATTATACGTTTTTCGTACTTTAGTTCAAGATAATATTCCTCTTAATGCTGGTTGTCTTAAACCATTAAAAATAATTATTCCTGAAGGTTGTATGTTAAATCCTCGTTATCCAGCAGCAGTAGTAGCAGGAAATGTAGAAACTTCGCAAAATATTACTGACTGTTTGTATGGTGCTTTAGGAGTAATGGCAGCTTCACAAGGTACAATGAATAACTTTACTTTTGGCAATGAAAAATATCAGTATTACGAAACAATTTGTGGTGGTTCTGGTGCAGGAAAAAACTTTAATGGTACAGATGCAGTTCACACACACATGACTAATTCTCGTCTAACAGATCCAGAAGTATTAGAGTTGCGTTTTCCTGTTGTTTTAGAAAGCTTTAGTATTCGTCCTGAAAGTGGCGGAAAAGGTCAATATTGTGGTGGTGATGGTGTGGTTAGAAAAATTCGTTTTCTCGAACCGATGAGTGCAGCAATTTTGTCTAGTCGTCGAGTAATTCCTTCTTTTGGTTTAGCCGGTGGAGAAGCAGGAAAAGTAGGAAAAAATTATGTGGAACGTCAAGATGGAACTATTGAAGAATTAGCCAGTACTGCTACAGTAAAAATGCAACCAGGAGACACTTTTGTGATTGAAACTCCTGGAGGAGGAGGTTGTTTCAGTTATCGGTGA